The Streptomyces kanamyceticus DNA segment GAGAGGCGGGCCTCCTGCCACACGCGGTAGATAGGTCGAGGAGGGCACGACGGCCCCCTTCTCGCTGAAGAAGAGACGCCCGTCGGAAGCGGTGCCAAAGGTGTCCAAATGCTCGCGAAGCATGCCCACGAGCTGGGGCGGGATCGGTACGCGCCGGACGTCCTCTGTGGGGCGGCTCTTGAGCCCACGGTCATCGTGGGTCTCCCCCGTGTCGGTCCACTGTCTGCCGACCGAGGGACGCGTTCGGTGGAGGAGCGCAGAGCCCCAGCCCGCGTCTGGCATGACGAGATCTGTCTCAGCAAGGCCGACCGCCTCAGCAGGAAGGAACCCGCCGAAGTACATGCAGGCGAAGAAGCCGACGAGGCGCCGGCCACGAGCGCGGCGGTAGCCACCGATGTAGGAGACGGCTGTGAGCAGGTTGCGCGCCTGCTCCGGATTGGCCACCACGCGCGGATCCACCTGGTTGGACACCTTGGGCTTCTGCCAGCGAACGGCAGTGATGGGGTTCTCTTGCAACTCCCCCAGGTCGACCGCATAGTTCGCTGCATTCACCAGGGTCCGCCGCTTACGCCGCACCGTTTCGGCAGCCGCGGCCGTGCCGTCGAGCTTCAGCTTGAGTGAGTAGAGAACCTGCCGAGCCACCGCAGGATCGGCCAGGTCCGCCAGAGATCGGGATGCCTTGGCAACCCAGTGCAGCACGTTCAGAACATCGTCCGGGACTTCGCGGGAGTCGGGGCCGGGCAGGAGGAAGGCCCAGTTCCTGAGCGCACGACGCAGGGCCGTCTGGACGATGCGTTGCAGGGCAACTAACTCGCCCCCGCCATTCTGACGACGGGAAGCCTGGACGAGGCGGAGCAGCACAGCCGGGAGATCTGCGGCTAATCGGAGATCGATTACGAGCGCAACAAGGCCAGTTGGCTCAGTACTCAGCCAGACCAAGAGCTCGACCCCGAGGCCACACTCCGCCAGCTCGGCGAGTTCGAAACGGATGCCCGCGGGCGAGGCGTCACCCACACGACGTTCCGCAGGATCACCGAAGCCCTAGGACTTCACGGCGCTCAGCGCCAAGGCCTCAGAGCCCTCCTGCTCAACAGCCGTCCGGAGCAGTACCAAGCCCCGCTTTAGCACCTCCCAGCCGAAGCCTGAGTAACAACTTTCTCTACTGGTTCAAGCACCCGGCTGCGCTCCGCTCCGCCGGGCGGGCTTCCCGGCTCCGCTCGGGGCTGCGCCGCCGCCCGCCCACTGTGGATAGGCCCGGAGGTCATGAGTCGAGCACCCGACGAGTACGCGGCCACCGGTCACAGACGATGCCTCCGGCGGGGGATCGGCCGGCACCGGGTGGGAGGAAGCGCCGTTCCCGGCCGCGGGCACATCGTGGCGAGCGTGGCGTCCACCGCCGACCCAGGCAGAGCCGAGCAGTCGCGGCCCATGGCGTCCAGGTCGTTCGTCCAGTTGGGCGCTCCACCTGGACGCCATGAACCACGCCCGCTCCACGGTGTGTGGGTCGACGGCGGACGGGATGGAAGCTGGAGGAGATCTGTAGTTGCTGTGGGGATACAAGTACCGTGTCGAACTTGGCGCCCAACTGCGTAGGAGCTGGCTTTGATTCCGATCGTGGACATCGACGTTGACCCATCGTTTCCAGCGAACTTGGCGATGGGCTGGCCGGACGAGGAGGACGTGAGCGAGGAGGGCTACGGCTACTTCCATAACGTCTGGGCCATGGGGGATGTCACCCGCAGCGAAGCCCTCGCCATGATCGAGGAAGAGCAACATCTCGTAAGGCTTGTTGACCAAGCAAGCCGAACCGATGCGGAATTCGAAGCTGTCGCCAAGGCCGTAGAAGCTGGCGAGCTTGACTACCTTCCTGACGACTACGCCACGCGGTATGCCGACAGCGAACTCATCCAGCTCGTAACCGTGTTCGCGGACGAGGGATCGCCACTCGACACGCTCGAACTCGGGGTGGCTGGCCTCACATTCGCCCTGTCCTCCGTCAGGTGCTTCACCGCAGCGAGTTGCCGTAGACACTGTTCCGACGGCTCTTGGTCAGACCGGCCAGTGGTCTTCTTTGCTGCGGAAAGATCCACCGTCCAATGGCTCACACCCATGGTGCGCGAGAGTGGGTGCGGTTTCGCAGACGGCAGCGAGCGAGCCGACAAGCTGTTGATCGTGGAAGCCCCATCGATCACCAACTTCATGACACTCGCCAACCTCATCGTCCGGCTGACCGAACGACAGGACAGCTCCAAGCCGTCGTAACGAGTCCGCCGTTCCCGGGCCTGACCTCCAACTAGGGGTCCGCATCATCGAGCTGAGTGATCGTATGTATTTCTACGATCCTCATGCGTAATCTGTTTGCCACCGTCGCGCTAGGTCGCTGTGCCACTGCTCAGGGGAGAGCTCCCGTGGACCGGCGACAGGGGGAAAAATGACATCTGAGGCAAACCAGACATCACCTGAAATTCTCGACTTAACGCCATCCCCTCGACTCCTTGAGGTGTTGGGCGATATTCCGTACAAGCCGTGGCAGTGCTTAGCCGAGCTAATCGATAACGCGTTTGACGATTTCCTTTCCGACGCCTCCGGGGATCCGCAGAATCCCGGCGATGTCCACATCACGCTCCCGCGGCAAGGATCCCCCGAGGGAGACGCCTTCGTGTGCGTCGCCGACAACGGGCGCGGGATGAGCCGCACTCAGCTAGAACTAGCCTTGCGCGCCGGATACAGTCCTAACAGCAGATATGGCAACCTTGGTCTATTCGGTATGGGGTTCAATATCGCTACCGCTAACCTAGGTGCGATAACTGAAGTTCGAACCACCCGCGCTGGCGACGAAACCTGGCTCGTCGCCGAAATCAACTTTCCAGAGATGCAGCAAAACAAGAGCTTTGCCGTACCTCTGCGCCAGGAGCCAAAAGACGATCCTGGGCATCACGGAACTGAGATCACCGTGAGCAAGCTGCGGCCCGACAAGCGCTCCGCGCTACGACGATCGCAGGTTGCCAGCACCATCAGGGATCAGCTGGGCCGAGTCTATTCCTATCTTCTGCGCGATAAGCAGGCGGTACCCGAGATTCCCGGTACCTCCTTGGCCGGACGCGGTTTCCATCTTTACGTAAACGGGACAGCCGTCAAGCCACGCCTGCCCTGCATCTGGAGCTCGTCTCGTACGGTCACGTACCAAGGTTCTGAGATCAATGCCGTCCAGCACATCGATCACGATCTCACTCCGGCTTGGGCGTGCCAAGACTGCGGTCACTGGCACCGCGTCTCCCCCGAAAAATGCGTCGAGTGCGGCAGCGAAAACCTCGACCTACGCGAGCGAAAGATCGTTGGCTGGGTCGGTATCCAGCGTTACCTACACCTCAGCGATTTTGGGGTTGACTTCCTGCGCAACGGTCGAAAAATTCTCGTGTCAGATCGGGATATTTTCAATTGGGAGAACCCTGATACCGGAGAGAGTGTAGTCGAGTATCCAATTGAACTCGGCGCAACACAGGGCGGCCGAATCGTAGGTGAGATTCACCTCGATCATGTTCCCGTCACGTATCAGAAGAACGATTTTAAGAGAGATTCCCGTGACTGGATCACGGCGGTACAGCTCGTCAGAGGTGAGGGGCCCGTGCAACCTCGCAAGGCTGCGAACCTCAAATACGAACCCAACACCTCCCCAATCGGGAAGCTCTTCAACGCGTACCGACGGAACGATCCAGGTACCAAATGCCTCATCCCTGGTGAGGGCGGTAAGGCCCTTCACGACAAGGCGCGGGAATGGGCTTCGTTCTTCCGACAAGGTCTGCCCGAGTTCTCGACTGACGAGAAGTGGTACGAGGCTGCCCAAAAAGCAGACAGGCACAGGACAGAAAAAAGCCAGGAGAGGCCAGTACCTACTCGCGCCGATGGCACCAGCCAAGTGAGTGCTGGCACTGCTGGTTCACGGCCGACAAGTGATGTACTCATTCGAACGGGTCTCGATTTCGAAGACGACGTCGCTACTACCGATGCCTCAATTGCATCAGAGCCCTCTACCCTTGACGCCGTTGAGACAGAGGAACAGCGTTTTACTCGATACCGCGACCATGCAAGCTCAATGGCAGATCTAAGCGGCGCCGTGAGTGTAGCTCATCTAGGTAAGCGTCATATCACTGTATACGACACCACCGAGCCCTTGATTGACCACTCAGGCCGAGTAACACCATGTGTTTCTAGAACGGGGCGAGGCAACACGGTTGAGGTATACGTAAATAGCGATCATGAGGTTTTCAAAGAATTTGGGCGCGATCCTCGTGACTATGCCTTTATAGAGATCGCCGAGGTTTTACGGGCTCTAGCGAACACGAGCGATAGCACCGCGCGAGTGGCCGCTGAAGTGACCACTCAATTCCCCGACCAACGCTTTACCGATGCATCGATGCGTGAACGAGCAACCGTCATCCTTAATCGAGTTCGCGATCAGCTAGAGACAGTCGGCTCGCCTCACGCCCCACTCCTATGGAACAGTCTGCCTCAGGTCGAGAAGCAGGCAGCCGAAAAGCACGCAGCGAGTACTGAACCGAGACTGGTGTGGGATGCCGCAACGCTGAGCGGCGAGTTCATACCCCACCTCACTCCAGACGGAATTGCCGCACTGGTCCGCGCTCATCCTGAACTACTACTGGACGACGCAGTCTTCGCGACAAAGTGGTCGACCTGGAACGACCCCGAGGCCCGCGCATCTCAAGTGAGTCGTCTAAGTCGCCTACTTGAAGTTATCGGCTCTTTCCTCGCCAATACCAGTGGCAATACAAGAGTAGATCTCGCGATGATGAGACTGACACTTGACGCAATCTCCACGGAGATGGCGGAGGCCTCAGAATGAGCGAATCATTCGTGGCGCCTGAATTCCTTCTAGATATCGGCCCTATAGCCTTTACGAAGCAAGTGGAGCGACTCCTACTGCACCTTGGATTCAGCGACGTGACAAACGTCGATGGATCCAATGACCAAGGCGGTGACCTGATCGCCCACCGCAAAAGACAAAAGTGGGTGTTCCAAGCGAAATGGAAGTCGCGAGGAACGGTTCCGCCATCAGCTATCGACGAAGTCCTGAACGCCAAATCTTTTTACCGCGCCGACCGGTCCGCCATAGTCACCAACGCTCGCTACGGGCCGAAGATGGAACAGCGACGCGCTGAACTTCGGCGGGTTGGGCACCCAATCGAGCTGTGGTCGGGCCGTGAACTGATTGACCTGTACAACAGCGATCAAGCATGCGCGAAGCGTCTGCCGGCCAGGGACTTACGCGCATACCAGGCTCAAGCTTTTGAGGAGGTTGTTCAAAAGCTTGAGGAGCAAAACCAATCTCTCCTAATCTTGGCAACAGGACTTGGCAAAACGGTTATTGGTGGCGAGGTTATAGCGCGCCATCTTGCTCAACATCCTGGTGACAAGGTACTGGTCGTCGCCCACACGAAAGATCTCGTGGAACAGCTGGAGCGAGCACTCTGGTTTCACATTCCCAAGACCGTTCGCACACAGCTTCTAACTGGCGATCATAAGCCGGACGACCTACGCGGAATTACGTGCGCCACAGTTGCAAGCGCCTTAAACTACATCCGGAGTGGCTATCGCCCCGGAATCGTAATGGTTGACGAAGCTCATCACGTATCGAAGAATGGCAATTTTGCGGAACTGCTAGACATACTTTCCGAGGTGCCGCGGTTCGGGGTAACTGCTACCCCTTGGCGCGGCGACAGATTTGACATTCGCAATCGGTTCGGCGATCCAAGTTTTACTCTGGGGATCGACGATGGTATGCGCCTTGGGTACCTGGCAGAGGTCCACTACAAGCTGTTCTCCGACAACATCGACTGGGACTTCGTCCGGCAAGCCAGCAAGCATAGTTACAGTGTACGAGATCTAAACTCTCGTCTTTTCTTGCCTGAACGTGATGAAGCCATTAGAGATCGTCTGATTGAGGCCTGGTCACGCACTCGTGAGCCCAAAGCAGTGGTCTTTTGTCGAACTGTAGAGCACGCTGAGCGTATCGCGTCACTCTTGAATCAAGTTCCTCAATGGAAAAATGTAAAATCCGTTCATGCGGGGCTGAACCGGCGCGAACGTCAACTACGCCTTATGGCCTTTCGCCAGGGCGAGATCCCCATCATCACAGCCGTCGATGTGCTGAACGAAGGTGTGGATATTCCAGACGTCAACATCATCTGCTTCGCACGGGTCACGCACAGCCGGCGCATCTTCGTGCAGCAGTTGGGCCGCGGACTCCGTCTGCGCTCCGGTAAGAGTCATGTCGAGGCTCTGGACTTTGTCAGCGACATCAGGCGCGTTGCTGCAATCATGCGCCTTAGAGAGAAGGTCTCTGCCGACGAGATCGAGACACTTCGACTCAGAACCATGGGAACACGTTTTGAGTTCACTGACGCCCAAGCGGAGTCTTTGATGCGGGAATGGATCAAAGATGCTGCGAGCCTGGAGACGGCACTCGACGAACACCGCCTTCAGTTCCCTGACCCTGACGGACTTCAGGAGGGAGCGTGAGCGATATCCCTGACCTGATTAGACGCCAGGTCATTGGCGAGGTCTACCGCCAAGCTGACACGCTCGGTTGGGATTCGCTCAGCATGGTAGAACGAACCGCGCAATACAACCTGTGGTTAGACGACGATCAAGTCGGTGTCGTCCTCACCCGGTTCATGCCACGTGAACGCACTCGCATGTGGCTGAAGGACGTGCCAATGAAACACTACAACCGAGCCCGCAGTGGCATCGGTCCATATGCTGATTTGGTTCGGACTCCCTTGCCCAGCGCCGGGCAGATTGCGGCTCAGGCCCTGGGCCAGGAAGCACTAGTAATCGACGGATCGGTTCGAGAAAAACCCAACCGATGCCGAGTTCTCCTCGGGCCCTCGGAAATCCTTATGTTCTGGGACAAGGTACGGAACCTTCAGAACCTAGTTTGGGCGGGCTTGAACACCCTTGTAGACGGCGGATCTCCGCCCATCTTGGTACTGACACTTTTGCGGGGCGAGAAGTTGTCAGATAGCGAAATAGGGAGGCATCAGAAACTGTGTCACCGCGCCGGCCTTGAAGTACGCCACGTCACCGTACGGTGAGGACCTGGAGCAGCGCAGGGCGGATTTTGGCTGCCTAAGAATGTTAGGCATTGTCGATCGGCAGTAGAAGTATGCGGGATCCAGAAGTTACCAGTCGAATCATGTCAGCGGTGGGCAATCGGAATACCGCCCCCGAGATCACACTTCGGAGCGCACTCTGGAAAGAAGGACTTCGATTTCGAGTCAAGTCCGCGCTGTTCGGGAAACCCGATATCGTTTTCCCGGGGCCGAAAGTGGCAGTCTTCGTCGACGGCGATTTCTGGCATGGAAACGCTTGGCGCATTCGCGGCATGGCATCTTTTGACGCTCAATTCGAACACATAAATAACGGAGAACGTTGGAAAGCGAAGATTTGTAGAAACATGGAGCGCGATCTCATCGTCAGCAATACGCTTTCTGGTGACGGATGGGTCGTGTACAGAGTATTCGAATCTCGTCTCAAAGAAGACCTCGTGAGCGTGATCAGCGAGATCTCGGCTCTCGTCAGGTCTAGACGTAAAGTCAGCACAGTACAAAGCGACGAAAACGGTCGCACGAAGGGGAATCTATGCCAAGGTCGGTAGAACTCTTCGCCGGCGGAGGCGGCATGGCGCTCGGTATGCTAAAAGCCGGATTTGAGCATGAGCAGCTCGTTGAGAGAGATCCGCGTGCCTGCTCAATCTTGCGCCAGAACGCTGCCACTTCACCTACGCTCTGGAGCGAGGACAGCATCCGAGAGATGGACGTGGTCCATTGGCTCAAGTCGATGCGGGATTCAGGACTTCAAGATATCGACCTAATCGCTGGCGGCCCCCCTTGCCAGCCATTCTCGATAAGTGGAGCTCACGCGGGCGAGAACGACGAGCGGAACATGTTTCCTGCGGCAGTCGAGACTGTCCGGATTCTACGACCCAAGTGCTTCGTCTTCGAAAATGTCCCTGGATTGCTCCGGCCATCGTTCGAACCCTACTACCAGTACGTAATAGATCAGCTGACCAAGCCGTCAGTCCGCCCTCGGAAGGGCGACGAACACTGGTCTCAGCATCAGGCCAGGATCAAGGAAACCAAGCGCCCTAGCCTCAGCTACCGCGTTCACAGACAGATAATTGAGGCGGCCGATGTCGGGGTTCCCCAGACACGCAAGCGTGTGTTCTTGATCGGCACTCGTGCAGATATTTCATCTGCCGACCATTGGGTCGATGTCCCCACGACACATAGCAAAGACACTCTGCTTCGAGACCAGTGGGTTACTGGAGCCTATTGGGAGACGCGGAATCTACCAAAGCCTCCAATGCCCGAGAACGTTAAGGCCCGCGTAGAACTACTGCGCCGTGAGGACGCACTGTTCGAATCGTCCCTGCCCTGGCGGACTACACGAGATGCGTTGGTGGGGTTGCCTGATCCTCTAGAGGCGGCGGAAGCTGTCGGGGTTCTGAACCACAAGGGAATTCCAGGCGCTCGTACTTACACTCGCCACCAAGGAGGCTGGATCGATTGGCCAGCGAAAACCCTGAAAGCCGGAGTGCATGGGGTCGCTGGTGGCGAGGCAATGATCCGTTTCAGTGATAATTCGGTTCGATACCTTACCGTTAGAGAGTCGGCTCGAATTCAGACATTCCCTGACAACTACGAGATGCCAGGAAGCCGCACGGCCATGATGAGAGCTATTGGTAACGCTGTAGCGGTTGAAGTTGCCGCTCTCATCGGCCAGCAGCTGCGCAAGACGTTGGATCTCTGACGTCTCGCCCAGCGCCCGAACTCTGCCAACCCCTCAGCGGACGAGACGTGCCCTCAAGGCCTGTGGACTATTCGTGGACCGGTTGCCAAATCCAGCCCGACGCCACGTCCCTGGCCAGGGGGAGCACCGTCCTGCGAAGCCCTCTCCGGAGCCGCGTGCGCAGGTTCGAATCCTGCCGGGGGCACCTCGTAGTAGGTGTCCGAAGACCCCGCCAGCAGCGCTTTCGCTGAGGACGGGGTCTTGGCGTATCCGCAGACGCGCTGCGTCGGGACCGGTCCGCCCCCGCCCCCGCCCCCACTCAGTCGCGCAGCGCTATCCCCTCCCAATACCGCCCCGTATTCGTCCTGCGCAGCGTGCCGCCCAGTTTGTGCAGGGCGTCGTGGAGGCTCTGGACCGGGCAGGTGGCGCCGGAGGACCACGTGGACCAGGCCGCGCGTACCGTGCTTGCCGGGATGCGGGGGCTGTCGGGTGGGGCCGGGGTCACCATTTCCTTGAGGAAATCGTCCAGGGCTTCGGCGTCCCTCGCTCTGCGGCGGGCCGCCAGTGCCGTGTCGGCGGACACCTCGGCCAGGATCGCCTCCAGTTCGCGTACCCGGGACTCGGATGCGGAGAGCGTTCGCTCCGCTCGCTCAAGTCGGGCCGTCAGGCGGGTCTCCTGGCGTTGCGCGGTTTCGTCCTGTCTCGACCTGCCCTGGTTCCATGGTTCGGTCGAGTGGTCCTTGACCAGGTACTTGATGGCCGAGAAGAGTACGTCGACGTCGTCGCGCGCGTTGCCCAGGAGGAAGTTGCAGGACTGGCAGAGCGCGCCGCGGACGACGCCGGTGTCGTGGCAGTGGTCCACGGCGAAGATGCCGGACTCGAATCCGGAGATGGTCGAGCGGCAGATCATGCATGCTTCGACGGCGCGGACCGCCCTCGTCTGTTCCAGCGTCAGGGCGTACGTGCTGGCCGTCAGCTGGACCGCCTGCACCTCCGTGCGGCAGTCGTCGCCGCAGTAGCGGGCCGGTCCCGTCGGGACGAAGGGGGTTCCGCACTGTTCGCAGTCTTTGGCCATCGCCATGTTCGTCCGTCGCCCCGTGCCCGCCATCAGCCCCGTCAACCCCGTCAGACTCGCGAGGATACCGATGGCCCCGGGTCCGTCCGCTGACGTCCCCGCGTAAGCCCCGTTGATACATCGGCAATCGAATGTTGATTCGCGGTGCGCACCCTGTGTCTATTGATGCTCGGGGGAAGACAGGGAAAGCCAGTGCCAGATACACGTATCTCTGTGGCTGTCCATGCCGCGGATCCCTTGGGCCGGGCCGGGGTCATCAGCCACCTTCGGCAACAGCCCAGTGTCGAGCTGGTGGATCGCCTCGGTGGTGCGGAGGCGGGCGCCGATGACACGGAGCAGGTCGCCGTCATGCTCGTCGACCGGCTCGACGACGTCGCCGGGGCCGAGCTGCGCCGGCTCGTCAGGTGCGGGGAGCAGCGCGTCGTGCTGATCGCCAGCGAACTGCGCGAGCCCGAGTTGATGGCCGTCGTCGAATACGGCGTGCAGGCCATACTCTGGCGCCATCAGGCCACCCCGCAGAAGCTGTTGCACGCGGTGCACAGTGCCGCGCGCGGGGAAGGGGAGCTGCCGCCGGATCTGATCAACCGGCTCATGACCCAGCTCGGACAGCTGCGGCGGTCCGCGCTCGACTCCTCGCCCGGTGGCGGCGGGACGCTCGTGCCGACGCTCGGCATGGCCCCCCGCGAGGTGGACGTCGTCCGGCTCATCGCCGAGGGGCTCGACACCAAGCAGATCTCGGAGAAGCTCGCCTACTCCGAACGGACCGTCAAGAACGTTCTGCACGCGCTGATGACGCGCCTGCAGCTGCAGAACCGCGCGCATGCCGTCGCGTACGCGCTGCGGGAGGGGTACATCTAGTGATTCACGACGTCGACGAGGTCCTGCGCGGATTGCTGCGCGGGGCCCTTCCCGACGCGGCCGGTGACGTCGTCTTCGAGGCGCCCACCCGGGACTGGGCCGCCCGGCGGAACGCGCCCACGCTCAACGCCTACCTCTACGACATCCGCGAGGACGTGGCCCGGCGCGAGCGCGGCGCCTACGCCGAGCGCGGGGCCGACGGCACGGTGCTGCGCAGGCGGCAGCCGCCCCGCTGGTTCCGGCTCTCGTACCTGCTCACCGCCTGGACCAACCGGCCCGAGGACGAGCACCGGCTGCTCTCCGCCGGTCTCGGCACCCTCCTCGGGCACGAGCTGCTGCCGCCGGACGCCCTGCCCGAGTCGCTCGCCGCGCTGGGCGTCTCGATGCCGCTCACCGTCGCCGTGCCGCCGCCCGAGTCGCGGTCCATCGCCGACATCTGGTCCGCGCTCGGCGGCGAGCTCAAGCCGTCCCTCGACGTCGTGATCACCGTGCCGTTCCCGGTCTCGCCCACCTACGACGTGGCGCCGCCGGTCACCGAGAGCGCGGTCGTCGTCCGCGGCTTCGACGGGCTCAACTCCGACGCGCGGCCCCGCGTGCTGCGTACGTCGGCCGCCGACCGCGCCGACCGTCCGGAGGGTCCGTGAGCAGCGGGCCCGACGCCCTGCTCGCCCGGCTCGACGCGCTGCGCGACCGCGTTGCCGGGCTCGTCGAGCGGCGCAGCGGCGACGATCCCACCGCGGGCGAT contains these protein-coding regions:
- a CDS encoding DEAD/DEAH box helicase family protein, whose product is MSESFVAPEFLLDIGPIAFTKQVERLLLHLGFSDVTNVDGSNDQGGDLIAHRKRQKWVFQAKWKSRGTVPPSAIDEVLNAKSFYRADRSAIVTNARYGPKMEQRRAELRRVGHPIELWSGRELIDLYNSDQACAKRLPARDLRAYQAQAFEEVVQKLEEQNQSLLILATGLGKTVIGGEVIARHLAQHPGDKVLVVAHTKDLVEQLERALWFHIPKTVRTQLLTGDHKPDDLRGITCATVASALNYIRSGYRPGIVMVDEAHHVSKNGNFAELLDILSEVPRFGVTATPWRGDRFDIRNRFGDPSFTLGIDDGMRLGYLAEVHYKLFSDNIDWDFVRQASKHSYSVRDLNSRLFLPERDEAIRDRLIEAWSRTREPKAVVFCRTVEHAERIASLLNQVPQWKNVKSVHAGLNRRERQLRLMAFRQGEIPIITAVDVLNEGVDIPDVNIICFARVTHSRRIFVQQLGRGLRLRSGKSHVEALDFVSDIRRVAAIMRLREKVSADEIETLRLRTMGTRFEFTDAQAESLMREWIKDAASLETALDEHRLQFPDPDGLQEGA
- a CDS encoding DUF4255 domain-containing protein produces the protein MIHDVDEVLRGLLRGALPDAAGDVVFEAPTRDWAARRNAPTLNAYLYDIREDVARRERGAYAERGADGTVLRRRQPPRWFRLSYLLTAWTNRPEDEHRLLSAGLGTLLGHELLPPDALPESLAALGVSMPLTVAVPPPESRSIADIWSALGGELKPSLDVVITVPFPVSPTYDVAPPVTESAVVVRGFDGLNSDARPRVLRTSAADRADRPEGP
- a CDS encoding DNA cytosine methyltransferase, which encodes MPRSVELFAGGGGMALGMLKAGFEHEQLVERDPRACSILRQNAATSPTLWSEDSIREMDVVHWLKSMRDSGLQDIDLIAGGPPCQPFSISGAHAGENDERNMFPAAVETVRILRPKCFVFENVPGLLRPSFEPYYQYVIDQLTKPSVRPRKGDEHWSQHQARIKETKRPSLSYRVHRQIIEAADVGVPQTRKRVFLIGTRADISSADHWVDVPTTHSKDTLLRDQWVTGAYWETRNLPKPPMPENVKARVELLRREDALFESSLPWRTTRDALVGLPDPLEAAEAVGVLNHKGIPGARTYTRHQGGWIDWPAKTLKAGVHGVAGGEAMIRFSDNSVRYLTVRESARIQTFPDNYEMPGSRTAMMRAIGNAVAVEVAALIGQQLRKTLDL
- a CDS encoding endonuclease domain-containing protein gives rise to the protein MAMAKDCEQCGTPFVPTGPARYCGDDCRTEVQAVQLTASTYALTLEQTRAVRAVEACMICRSTISGFESGIFAVDHCHDTGVVRGALCQSCNFLLGNARDDVDVLFSAIKYLVKDHSTEPWNQGRSRQDETAQRQETRLTARLERAERTLSASESRVRELEAILAEVSADTALAARRRARDAEALDDFLKEMVTPAPPDSPRIPASTVRAAWSTWSSGATCPVQSLHDALHKLGGTLRRTNTGRYWEGIALRD
- a CDS encoding very short patch repair endonuclease, with the translated sequence MRDPEVTSRIMSAVGNRNTAPEITLRSALWKEGLRFRVKSALFGKPDIVFPGPKVAVFVDGDFWHGNAWRIRGMASFDAQFEHINNGERWKAKICRNMERDLIVSNTLSGDGWVVYRVFESRLKEDLVSVISEISALVRSRRKVSTVQSDENGRTKGNLCQGR
- a CDS encoding response regulator transcription factor, producing MLGGRQGKPVPDTRISVAVHAADPLGRAGVISHLRQQPSVELVDRLGGAEAGADDTEQVAVMLVDRLDDVAGAELRRLVRCGEQRVVLIASELREPELMAVVEYGVQAILWRHQATPQKLLHAVHSAARGEGELPPDLINRLMTQLGQLRRSALDSSPGGGGTLVPTLGMAPREVDVVRLIAEGLDTKQISEKLAYSERTVKNVLHALMTRLQLQNRAHAVAYALREGYI
- a CDS encoding ATP-binding protein; its protein translation is MTSEANQTSPEILDLTPSPRLLEVLGDIPYKPWQCLAELIDNAFDDFLSDASGDPQNPGDVHITLPRQGSPEGDAFVCVADNGRGMSRTQLELALRAGYSPNSRYGNLGLFGMGFNIATANLGAITEVRTTRAGDETWLVAEINFPEMQQNKSFAVPLRQEPKDDPGHHGTEITVSKLRPDKRSALRRSQVASTIRDQLGRVYSYLLRDKQAVPEIPGTSLAGRGFHLYVNGTAVKPRLPCIWSSSRTVTYQGSEINAVQHIDHDLTPAWACQDCGHWHRVSPEKCVECGSENLDLRERKIVGWVGIQRYLHLSDFGVDFLRNGRKILVSDRDIFNWENPDTGESVVEYPIELGATQGGRIVGEIHLDHVPVTYQKNDFKRDSRDWITAVQLVRGEGPVQPRKAANLKYEPNTSPIGKLFNAYRRNDPGTKCLIPGEGGKALHDKAREWASFFRQGLPEFSTDEKWYEAAQKADRHRTEKSQERPVPTRADGTSQVSAGTAGSRPTSDVLIRTGLDFEDDVATTDASIASEPSTLDAVETEEQRFTRYRDHASSMADLSGAVSVAHLGKRHITVYDTTEPLIDHSGRVTPCVSRTGRGNTVEVYVNSDHEVFKEFGRDPRDYAFIEIAEVLRALANTSDSTARVAAEVTTQFPDQRFTDASMRERATVILNRVRDQLETVGSPHAPLLWNSLPQVEKQAAEKHAASTEPRLVWDAATLSGEFIPHLTPDGIAALVRAHPELLLDDAVFATKWSTWNDPEARASQVSRLSRLLEVIGSFLANTSGNTRVDLAMMRLTLDAISTEMAEASE